Genomic DNA from Streptomyces venezuelae:
TGCCGGGAGAGGCGGCTGAGCCGGGCCGGAAGCAGGCCGTCCCGGGCGAGTGCGAAGACGACGCGGGAGGTGCCGAGGCACCAGGCGTTGGTGGTGAGCAGCAGCAGGACGCCCGCGACGAGATACCCGGTGCTCTCGAGTCCGGTGCCCGTGGCCACCTGAAGGAGGCGTACGAACGCCGTCAGGTCGGACTGGCCCGCGGACGCCTCGGGCAGGGCCACGGAGACGGTGAACGCCATGGCGAAATACAGGAGCCCCACACCGCTGACGGCGTAGAGAATCCCTTTGGGAAAGGTGCGTTCGGGATCCTTCACCTCTTCGGCGACCGGGGCCGCGTTCTCCCAGCCGATGAACCCGAAGAAGCAGATGAGCAACGTACTGCCGAGGGAACCCCAGCCGTGCGGGGCGAACGGGGTGAGGCGTTCGTAGTCCCCTTGGGGCAGGGCCAGGCAGATGACGACGGCGAGCAGCAGCACCACGGAACCGAGCACCACCATCTGCGCGCGTGTACTCACCCTGATTCCCCACAGGTTGAGCGCGACGCAGAACACGATCACGGCGGCGCCCGCGAGGAGCGAGGCCCGGTTGGAGGCGGCGGGATCGATGGCCGCGAGCAGGTAGCGGCCGGCCGCGAGCCCCAGCACGGGATTGCCCGCGAGCAGGGTGAGAAGCAGGAAGACGGCCGCGATCCTGCCCGCACGCGCGCCGAACGCCGCTTCCACGAACTGCGCGACGCCCTTGCTCGTGGGATGCCGCACGGACATCTTCGCGAAGACGAGTGCGAAGGGACAGCTGTAGAGGATCAGCACTCCCCACGCCACGAGGGACAACGGTCCTGCCTCCGCCCAGGCGAGGGCGGGGATCAGCAGGACGCCCGCGCCCATCACGGAGGTGACGTAGTGCGCGACGAGCCCCGAAGTGCCCAACTGACGGACCAGTCGAGGGGGCCCGGGCGTCGCCGCCGTGGCCCCCTCCACTGGGGTCATACGGTCTGCTCCGCCTGATCTGTGT
This window encodes:
- a CDS encoding APC family permease, with product MTPVEGATAATPGPPRLVRQLGTSGLVAHYVTSVMGAGVLLIPALAWAEAGPLSLVAWGVLILYSCPFALVFAKMSVRHPTSKGVAQFVEAAFGARAGRIAAVFLLLTLLAGNPVLGLAAGRYLLAAIDPAASNRASLLAGAAVIVFCVALNLWGIRVSTRAQMVVLGSVVLLLAVVICLALPQGDYERLTPFAPHGWGSLGSTLLICFFGFIGWENAAPVAEEVKDPERTFPKGILYAVSGVGLLYFAMAFTVSVALPEASAGQSDLTAFVRLLQVATGTGLESTGYLVAGVLLLLTTNAWCLGTSRVVFALARDGLLPARLSRLSRQGRVPARAVLALLPGYAVSVLLLLATDSSETTLIKASSATYLLIFLMAFLAAARLLPRGGAARLNLLLIATTVAMLPFFGVSVVIALAMLLLSVIAERRLRKHVPSSTDTGVLT